catactttaatgttaatatTAAGTAAACAATAATACTACATGTAACAAATGCATCAAAAATATTAGATACCTCGGGCTCGAGGTCTTTAGTCCTGTTCATGAGAGCAAGCCAAAACTGCCTCTTGATCGGGTGCCCACTCTCTGCCACCACCAACTTCCTGTAGCTCCCAGTACGGATACGCTCCACCATACGAGTAAATCCCTCAATATACTGCTTGTCGACGGGTTTCGGCTCGTGGCTGTGAACGTATGGGGATCTCAGCGCAGCCGAAGGCTGCCGCTCACGGTGGCTTCGGCGCAGTTGCGCATCCTCTGGTGGTGGTGGACAAACACTGAGGGGAAGGGCAGGTGTTGCCCCAGAAGACGAAGCTCCCTATATTtacattaaaacaacacaagttAAACATATAAACAGTCCATAAATGACACGTAATTTCAATTAGAagttaaatttaaaacaaatactgaGCTTTTACCCCAGTAAACTGCTGCCAGAAACGCTCCATCTCTCCCTGAGAATAACCAGCGTCGAGAAGAATCGGCAGCGAAGAACGAGGCAGCTCGAATGGGTGTGCTGAGCTCGAGGGCTGCTCAGTGTACGAGTAGCGTGGCCCCAGATATGGGGTCAAGTGTTCGCCAGCCCCAAAAGTCGTGGGCACACCAAAACCAGTATGCGGGCCCGATGGGATTTGATAATCATCACTGGCAGAGTGACCCGCGTCCCTAGCAGGCGACTCGTGTGCAGGGGACCTCTGCTGTGATGGCGCATCCTCGTGCTCGGGCTCCGTCCCGGGCTCGGGCTCACGTCGCATGTCCGATTGAGGTCTTGGAGCAGGCATGGGCTGACGTACATCGGTGCTATGCGAGCATCGGCAACGCATACACCCAAAGGTCTCCTCGGCCCAATTCTTCAGCCTCGTGAACTGACATCCTGAACTGACATGCGCTGCCCGCCACAAACTCGTCTGTAGGCTACATTACTATTCAAATTGTGGCGGGCTGTTGGATCGAAACGATATTGCCCAAATGACAATCCGGTCACAAGAGCGAAAGCAGCGTGATCAAGGCAAACCTTCTGGCCGTTGATGTAGAACCACATCACATCGTCACTATCCAGCAGATGACGAAAGACAATATGGTGCAATGCCATGTTGCACCTGAATCCCGGATCCCAATCCAACAAATGTCCAAAGCAACCTTGCCTGAACGTATTCTCCAGTGCGTCGCCCTCAATTTCCCTCAGTCGCTCGGGTACCCGGGACAAATAACTGGTCTTGTAGTAAGAACTGATCTGCGTCCCGGGGCGATTTATTGTGTCGGGCCTCCGATAACCGATCTATTCAATAccaaaaatatatcaattaaaaagccaaaatataattaattaagaaaaataacacaaaatttaataataacataactaattcaaccaaatagaattattattattattattattattaattcacgaaaataattatGTACATGTAGAGGATCTTCTCGTTAGTTTAATAATTATGCACTACCCAATTCAATTCTTTggttgtgtattttatttaaattattgacatgattttaaaattaaactaaatcaaattatatactaagtaattcacaaataacataactaattaaaccaaaatgactacaacaaaataacataagtaattcacgtcccaacaaaataattaaacataatgACTACAACCAAAATGAATATAcaaccaataattaattattttcgtccCAACATAAGTAAATTCCGTCCCAATAATTAAACAATGTAATTTTCGTCCCAACATAATTAATTTACGAACCCAATTCACGAACACAAGTAATTCGAATTAAACAATGTCACCAAaataattcacgaaaataacATGCTTCTACTTGTTGTGGAAAATAACATCCTTATTCACGAATTTAAAATCAACGAAATAGGATACTTActtgatttgaagaagaagccatggtgTATGCCTTCGGACGTTGAAAAAATCGTGAATGCTCTCcttcaatttcaaaaaaaatgattctcattcaaacatggacaaacaagaaaacaaagcaaaaaaaaaataattcattccAATTTACCTTCGGTTTGGAatgctctcttctctctcaaaaATTTCCCGATgctctttctcctctctctctctctttctcggctgcctctctctctcactctatcTCAAAAAATAAACTGATGCCGTGCGGCTAGGTTAAAAGTTCTAATTCTTATACATGTAAATGGGTTTCTTGATCAAACAAGCCTTAAATTGCCTTGTGAATTTGAGATACAGCCGTGTATATCCCCCCCAATAAAGCTTCCGCGATTCTCGCCTATGTGtatagccgtatgaattgtccaatcaccctttaagcttataattaaaaaaaaataggttttcgtgtataaatagaagaaatagtagtaaattaagggtaaaaaatatgaatattatataaaatgatatgaaaaattattttaaaaatatttaatagctTACCCGCCAGTAATGAGTAGCCGTCCGCTGTAGCCGTGAGTAGTTTCTTACCCACGGCTACGGCAGCCGGCTACATATTTCTGGCGGGTACTTGGTAGTAAGGTTTATTATGTTtcattgattcataatatatgattttataatttttttatccaccatttgctattattttatgtgttacaatattaattcatatacaatcaaaaaaactaaataaatttagacttattgagtttattttgtcaatctccttctcgtgaatttactgcaaagagattcccaccctataaagctgcattgtagccgtatgaattgtccaatcaccctttaagcttataatttaaaaaaaaaaataggttttcgtgtataaatagaagaaatagtagtaaattaagggtaaaaaatactaatattatataaaatgatatgttaaattattttcaaaacatTTAATAACTTACCCGCCAGTAATGAGTAGCCGTGAGTAGTTTCTTACCCACGGCTACGGCAGCCGGCTACATATTTCAGGCGGGTACTTGGTGGTAAGGTGTATTATGTTTCAatgattcataatatatgattttgtaatttttttatgcaccatttgctattattttatgtgttacaatattaattcatatacaatcaaataaactaaataaatttagacttattgagtttattttgtcaatctccttctcgtgaatttactgcaaagagattaccaccctataaagctgcattatacccgtgaattgtccaatcaccctttaagtttataataataataaaaaattaggtctgtttaaaaatttaaaatcaagagTATTATgaaactagaattttttttaaagctatTGAAGTATTTACCCGCCTGTTAACCCTAGCCGGTCACAGTAGCCGCCGGGATCCATTTCCAGCCGGCTACTGCTAACGGCTAAGATTAACAGGCGGGTAATTGTTGTATtagcttcaaaaaaaaagtttgtttcataatacgcttcatttaattttttttcaactttcttataAATGTTTAATAACATGAAAACTTGTCCTTATTTTTTCGAACTTAAGGCATTTTAGGGTTACAAATAATGACGTAAGTTAGCAAATAATGCATTTCCTCAGATTTAGAGTCATATTTAACTACctctcttacacattttcttacacaagtgtacttgtgtaagaacttttacagaAAACGATGCAAGCCTATCACCATCAATtgcaaagtgggtagttttataagacATCTTATATGGGTGGGTAATTTTGTAAGATAACTAAccaaagtgggtactttaaatTCCATCCCTCGTTTTAATTAGTTAACGCAATTAACTGAACTTATGttgaaaagaataaataaatcataatataaaataaaataatttgatcCTGTTTTTGCCATATATTTTTCAGATTTTCTTCAAATAGTTAGGCACAAGACTACTTCATTTTGTGCCATGTAAGTTAAAAAAGAATAGTTCTAGACACATCGCGACATCCGGCCGTGAGTCCTGCCAATTTTTTTGGAGTTGAAAATGGACGGAGGATACAATTGATACAGAAATCGTagttcataattaaaaaattgttttaaaaattTCAGTATATCGTTTAtagtacaaaaataatttaaagtttaaagTGAAATTTATCCATAGATAAATCAtagaaaacaaaataatttgCTCCTTTTTTTGTGCTAATGCAATGAAAGATATTTGCATTTATATATTAgctagtattttttatatagattttatttaCCACGAAAAACAATATTATGTATAAGTTATATTATCATGACATATATGTCCAATTGTCAAATTAAAGAGTTTCATGGGGTTtactttttgttttattttttaaaaggtGGTTAGGTATTTGCAGATTAAATAATATTTGACCTCCTAAGTACGcaatagtaataatattattaaacgGAAACGGGCGACCCCCTCTAactatagtatatagtatattgcTAATTAATTTCTGATCTTGTCAAAATGGCGACTATATATTATCATAAGTTAGTAATTAAGGTTCTTTTACGGATTAAATCTTGAGGTGACTTGAAACATCAAATCATGTTTGACATGTAACATATATATTCATGCACATTGCTCTCATGCATGACGCAGACCTAAATTTAACTTGGGTGATCACCCTCATCTACTTGTTTTATTTTTCcgatgcatatatatatatatataggggtgggctacagtgaaaacacttcttaaaatataaatataaatattttttaatgtacgaattttatccaacagggttacgaattcatccaacatggttacgaattgtgaaaaataaatttttgatacatttgggattcgaacccaggaccacgaattcatccaacagggttacgaatcaaccgtagatcttgatgatctaagggctgaaaatcagttatattttatacacttaagagtgtttttattcttttttttttttttgatcgggcaaagtcattttagatgttagtagttagttccccatccactccaagaaccaccttatctctccattcaccaaatccaccttatatctccaatctccaattcgctcccaagagggatcgaacccgggtcacttcacttaagtgaggacctggtggccagtgggctaaacCCCCTggttaagagtgtttttattctaaccctcccctatatatatatatatatatgttctcACCCTAGAACCATTTTCGCAGTGCAATTATTCCACCTCAAGAGCATCTACGGTGGGAGCTCTAAAAGAGGCTCTAATTGGTGGTCCTCACTTTAGATCCTACCCCTCTTCAATGCATTGattttaaaagaaattataaattttttattttaattttaattttaatttttaaaattaaaatttaatatttcaataaaattaaattaatctaaatattctattaattaaaaataaaaataaaaataattaaaatttaaaattacattaactaaaaaaaattactataataatttaaatctaGACTACATCAATCCTCTACACTTGAGGACTTCTTCGAACATGTTATATTGTGCAACGCTAATTGTGTTTGTGACATCCTCGACGTGTTCGCATTGACAATTTTGAAACGAGAGCTTCCATTTTCACATCAGCAGTTTTATTTTTTGCTTCGGCGACTTCCTTGGGAGATGTGCTAAATATCTCGATTCTTTTAATTTGGCGGGGCGTTCTAGTGTGTCGTAGTATTGAGGCTTGTCCGTTGAGAACTCCACTTTCTTCCACTTACTTTTGTCACGTTTGGTCGCTTTTTGGCCTTGAGGCCTTGTCATGATACTTGACTCAAAAGATGTAGTCGTGGCCTGCTCCTCCGATTCCTTGGACTTTTTCGATGAGTGCACATTCTTGCCGGTAGAAGCGAACCGCTGAGATTCGCGCAGAATCTTCCAAGATTTGAAGTGCTTGAATCTCACTCCATAGTTGGCATTGTAGATTTCCTGCGCCTGTTCAATGATTTATTCATTACTCATTCCACTCCCCCAGTTAGCTCTACATTTTTCGTATATTGCCTCCCACAACTTGACGTCCTTTTGGACACGTTGAAAGTGGAATTTGATATGCTTGTTTTCACGAGCAGAAGCGCCGAGAGGCCAAGCGTCATTGTAACTTAGGGTGATATCTCCCCATTTTTAGAGAGCTTTTTGGTCTGTACCTTGGATTAAGTTATAGGTAACCTCCGCTCACAACATACAAGAAGAAGACCTTGGATTGAGCTTCTTCGGCACTTCGACGACGTCGTCTTGAACTGCACGAGTTGCATTGAATGTGGTTGAAAGATAGCCCAGTGAAAAGATATTTGAGCCATGCAAGAAAGATGCGAACCCCATCAtcagagaagaagaaggaaccCCCGAGCCTTGAgctatatttttcatatagtcCTTGAATTACCCTTCCATTTATTATAGTAACTTTGTAAGtgaaaaaagagagaagaagatgaagaatgaGAGAAGAATGTAGTGTTGGATGTAGAAAATGAATTAGGGAAAATGGTATTTATAGAGGGCGAATagaataaaaaaaggaaaaaaaataaatgaaacaaTCGTTgaatgcaacaatcatttttttaaaatacatatatatatatatatatatatatatatatatatatagggtgcggttatagtgagaaccacacttatcgtgagaacataagaaccattaaaatcaatgcatctactatataaattaatgcattcgctattaaatttaatgcattcgaaaataataatttttttgctcccttcaggattcgaatccaggatctgcattcatccaccaagatgatgcatccaccgtagatcttgatgatcgaatgattTAAAATgattctctgttctaattttatttagtggttcttatttgaacctctccctatatatatatatatatatatatattatatatatatatatatatatatatataattcgaaAAGGAGCCATTGAAAatcgatttttattttttatttttcttttaagtgGGCTTATTTTTCTTATAAATACGCCACTTACTCGTTCTTTCACAGGCAGGCAATTTTTGAAGGAAGAAACACTCTCATTTGTCATTTTGAGTTCATATTCTTTGCTTGAACTGAATTTATAGGTAAATGCACTATAATCTAACGATCCACAGAAAACATCATTTTTTATATccaacaattattattattatgtgtatTTGATTATGACTATTACTATACTATACTCATTAAATGTAATATTATattcattaagttgataatattattattatccactattttaaatcaaatactaatatttaaattaacactattttaaatcaaatactaatatttaaattaacataatattttttattatcaattaatttaactcataaataataatatttgatattttataaaatataaaatttaaataatacataaatatattGTGGCTCGTCCATAGCTCGAGATGATGTTATcccaataaaagaaaatgaaaaataagttgGTCCACCAAGTGGTGTTTGGTGAAACAAAACACGGCATCCACATGTATGCTATAATAATGTACGGCATGCCCCCGCTAGTCAAACccctaaaaaattataaaataaatgtattttattcgtaaatttataaatatggaAACCGAAAATAGAATATGAAATTGTTGATTTGAATAGTGAAAGCCACTTGCCGAATTGATTGACTACAACATCAAGTAGTAGTATAGTAGTTCGAAGGGGTCAAATAAATTGGAAGAGGAATTGAAATTGTACAATTCTCAACGGAAACTCGATGTCTCGTTATCAACTAGTGAATCACACGCTTTTAAGGTGGTTGACAAATATTACCAACACAAGTAATTTATTAACATATCTATCCGTGTTGTGCAAGCTAAGAACTCTATTTTCCCACTCTATAATAAATGTGTGggataatattaaataaatcatgcatCCTTGTTTTATTAACTAAAATTCAAATCGTATTATCGATCCTAGGATGATTTACGATTATCACATAAACATGTACTCGGCCCTCAGCTTGCTCTTCTGTGCATTCAAGAGTTTTactaggtttttttttttttttttcagtttctaTAATATCATATTTTAACAATGTATATACTAATACATAAAAGTATTATCACGCTAATATAGTgtttatacataaaaaaacaTATTCTATGTGAAAATGATTTCATGACCATTTATTTAGTCAAAAtctataaaatcaaattaattagtGTCTGACTAATAAAACAAATGAAAAGGCATTTGACAAATAAGCTCGCCGTAAAAATAAGATCCAACAACttaagtaataattaatttacaaaaataaccttACTAACATATACCCTACGTACCAATATAATCCCTCTTCGTTTTTTCTCTTTAACTtataattaagtttaattatctAAATACTTGCTTTGGAGATATTACATCTTATAAAAACTTGAAACatcttaaaatatttaatttataattaagcCCTTGTAGATTATAAGCTGGTCTAAAATAAACACCCTCTAAAAATGATTACACCAAAATTTAacttgtatgtatatatattttgcatATAATATTAATAGAAGATGAAATTAAGAAAAGGAAAGTCATGTAATCAAATTTATAGTATATCTGAATTAATGAATGATCCAAATCCAATCATGCAAACCCATTCTTCGAACGGGGAAGCTATAGTCCGATCAACACCCTACATACattggataaaataaaattaatcaaaaaagCTACATAAACAGAAACAAAATGAATCCCATATATGATCATTGGTGGTGAGCGCTTCTCCTCGTCTCCACGAAATCGTGTAGTCTGGCAAGCGCGACTTGCAGAGTGTGCTCGCTCATATTCGCGAAGCAGACCCTAAACCAGCCCGGTTCCCTGCAATGGCACGACACGCCCGGAGAAATGTTAAGCCTCACCTGATGCAAAATACAATTCCACAAACCCAACTCCTCCTCCACGCTCGCCTCCTTCAAAAGCGGGCTCAGATTCATCCAGCAAAACAGCCCCGCGTTTCCGCTCAAGCACTCGATCCCGGCCCGCCCCAGCCCCTCCACGATCATCCCGTACCTGCGCCGCAGCCTCTCCCGATTCGTCTTGATGTACGCCGCCGTGAACTCCTCGTCGGAGAGCATGGACGCCAGCAGCTGCTGCGTCTGCGACGAGATCAGCGTGAAGCTCGACATCCGCCTCGCCGTCGTCACCACCGCGTCGTTGTACGAGTAGATCGTCCCAACCCTAAATCCGGGGAGCCCTAGATCCTTGGACAGGCTGTACACAATGTGGCACCTCTCGCGCTCCCCGTCGCTCCGCCCCTCCAGGATCTCCGCGATGCTCACGAACTCCCCGTCGGAGAAGGCGGAGCCGGAGTAGATCTCGTCGGAGACGAGGTGGATGTTCCTGCGCGACGCGAAGTCGAGCACCTGCTCCAGCACGGCGCGCTTCACGGTGGCGCCGAGCGGGTTCGACGGGTTGGTGATGAGGACGCCCCTCACCCGGAGCCCCCTCGACTCCGCGTCCTCGTAGGCGGACTCGAGGGCCGCCGGAGTGATCTCGAAGCTGTTGGAGCTGTTGCAGTGGATGGGTACGATGTTCACGCCGGTTCTCCACCTTAGGTCTCTGTCGAACCTAAaggaattattattattattagttacttatttagttaatttccatatgtcattaattaattaaactataaataataattaCCCTGGATAGTATGGAGTTGGGACGAGCAAGGCATCGCCTGGATCAGCCAAAATGAAGGTGAGAAGTTCGTTAGCTGCGGTTGCTCCCGCCGTGATCACGATTCTTTCCGGGTCGAATTTCGCCCGCCCGCCTCTAATTTGCCCCATGAAGCTCGCCATTGCCTGAAATAGTAGTATATACGTTATTACTCAGTCACGCAGAAAATTAGTTTGAGGATTttggttgagagagagagaatgtgtgTACCTTTCTGAAAGAAAGGAGACCATGATAATCTTGAAACAAAGCATTCTCTTTAAAACTAGAAGCTCTGCCGCTGCTGGTAGCGTCTGAGGAATTCTTTTCAAGGTATTTCTCGAGGAGATCGAATGAAACCTAAAAAAGAAGATGATCAGCAACATTCTAGATTGTTCTGGAAAGTATGTGATAGAGAGTAGGAACTTACTTGATTTTCCGCGAGTCCCATTTGTATGACACCGGAAGGGTTGGAAGATTCGTGGTAGGGATTTTCATCGTAAGCTTTCCAGCCGGCGAAGTACGGCGAGTCCTCGCCGTGAGTGTCGGAAACTGCGATTCTCGATAGACTAACGGCGGCGGCGGGCTGCTCTAACGATTTAATCGccatttgtttttgtttgtctaAAAAGGGGATGTGAAGATGTTTGAATGAAGCTAATTGGTGTCAATGTCTCCCTATTTATACTGCAAAAAGCGAGGGGCCCTTGACTTACGTGGAATAATCATATACTTTCACAACAAATAGAAATGAAAAAATGTCATGAATGTGCAATGATTGATTGAGATCAAAATTTGCCTTTTTGCAAAATTAATACTAGTAGTGAACGACTGGCGCCAACTGGTTGCTATCGTCATCTTTTTCCAATACTATAtagctttatatatatatctcaatcTTCACCACGAGATCCACATCAAATATGGTGGTTGAAATTGGGGTGGCTGCTCTTTCATATGTTCTTTTCTAACCCCccctcaaattttgattttgatttttgatgttCTTCTAAATGCTTCTTTCTAGATATTTAAATGACTGGGACTTTGACTGTGTGGCCAATAATGAGTGGAGTGATTAGAGGATTTAATGAGCTACATCTGTACGATATTTATTATATAGGTAATTTGTTAATTactaacaaattaattttaatgagTCTCcttttcattttatatatattttctaatcatttattaaaattcgtactTTCAAATCACACTACACTGCAATTTAGATGAAGGCAAAGGCAGGAAGTATCACTGCATCAGTTTTAAATGCTTTGTAGGTTTAAACTTAGAGAGCGCCTAGCAGATATAGGATCTTATAACATTAAATATAAGCTGTgcaattaatattttcttttggTGCAAATACAAGTATATATCTTTTGCAACTTAAATTAATGGCGTTAGCATCGGCCGAAACGTCACCAAGACTTATTTATTAGAAAGTTATAAACtgtatgtgtgtgtttgtgtatttactacagtactataatattttttcaaattttctccTACTAATCTATTAATTAATCATGCATATATCTTTTATGAAATGCTAAGTCTTATCCCTTCCAACTACTATCGAGATGAATACTTTtccaatatatatgtatacccATCAACCTAAATGAAGGCAACCAAGAATTCTAATGAATAATTAATTGCAAGACAAAACTACAAGCACATAATATTCGAAGATCTAATAGTGGTTAAGTTTTTCTTTCTAAACTGACAGAGATACTTTTCAAAGATCATTAAGATTCTGATACTGATTTTCCAAACAaacccaaaaaaatataaattagaagCTACGAGAAGT
The sequence above is a segment of the Salvia miltiorrhiza cultivar Shanhuang (shh) unplaced genomic scaffold, IMPLAD_Smil_shh original_scaffold_468, whole genome shotgun sequence genome. Coding sequences within it:
- the LOC131004875 gene encoding 1-aminocyclopropane-1-carboxylate synthase 7-like, giving the protein MAIKSLEQPAAAVSLSRIAVSDTHGEDSPYFAGWKAYDENPYHESSNPSGVIQMGLAENQVSFDLLEKYLEKNSSDATSSGRASSFKENALFQDYHGLLSFRKAMASFMGQIRGGRAKFDPERIVITAGATAANELLTFILADPGDALLVPTPYYPGFDRDLRWRTGVNIVPIHCNSSNSFEITPAALESAYEDAESRGLRVRGVLITNPSNPLGATVKRAVLEQVLDFASRRNIHLVSDEIYSGSAFSDGEFVSIAEILEGRSDGERERCHIVYSLSKDLGLPGFRVGTIYSYNDAVVTTARRMSSFTLISSQTQQLLASMLSDEEFTAAYIKTNRERLRRRYGMIVEGLGRAGIECLSGNAGLFCWMNLSPLLKEASVEEELGLWNCILHQVRLNISPGVSCHCREPGWFRVCFANMSEHTLQVALARLHDFVETRRSAHHQ